A window of Clostridium sp. 'White wine YQ' contains these coding sequences:
- the preA gene encoding NAD-dependent dihydropyrimidine dehydrogenase subunit PreA, which yields MNNLSYKEISIREDVSGCLLCYEAPCTKACPNHLEVDSIIRSLRLENRAGAVNKLPNLVPCDACDAKSCKEACLKGRINNPVKIDRIMSAISNQPKVKEEEVDLSIEFCGVKCENPFFLSSSVVGSNYEMVAKAFEMGWSGVAFKTIGMFVPNEVSPRFTALTKENVPFVGFKNIEQISDYTLEENIAFLKKLKKNYPTKIIVASIMGQNEEEWTKLAELMTEAGADIIECNFSCPHMTKKGVGSDVGQNPDLVSLYTKATRKGTYLPILAKMTPNIGNMEVPAIAAMKSGATGIAAINTIKSIMNVNLSTFASEPNVVGKTSIGGYSGKAVKPIALRFIHDMKTCEDLKGVEISGMGGIETWRDAVEFMALGCENLQITTSVMQYGYRIIEDLIGGMKLYLSSQGLKNVREIVGKALPNIVPADKLERCSICYPRFDREKCVGCGRCYLSCYDGGHQAIKMNEDTNKPILIVDKCVGCQLCVTVCPAEAISSGKRVNKK from the coding sequence ATGAATAATTTGAGTTATAAAGAAATTTCGATAAGAGAAGATGTGTCAGGTTGTTTACTTTGTTATGAAGCACCTTGCACAAAAGCGTGTCCCAATCATCTTGAAGTGGATAGTATCATTCGTTCATTAAGGCTTGAAAATAGGGCTGGAGCAGTAAATAAATTGCCTAATTTAGTACCCTGTGATGCTTGTGATGCTAAATCATGTAAAGAGGCTTGTTTAAAGGGCAGAATTAATAATCCAGTTAAGATTGATAGAATAATGAGTGCAATTTCAAATCAACCTAAAGTAAAAGAGGAAGAAGTTGATTTATCTATAGAATTTTGTGGAGTTAAATGTGAAAATCCTTTTTTCCTTTCTTCATCAGTTGTAGGAAGTAACTATGAAATGGTAGCAAAAGCTTTTGAAATGGGATGGTCTGGGGTAGCATTTAAAACCATAGGAATGTTTGTACCAAACGAAGTTTCACCAAGGTTTACAGCGCTTACTAAAGAAAATGTACCTTTTGTGGGGTTTAAAAATATAGAACAGATTTCAGATTACACATTAGAAGAAAATATAGCATTTCTTAAGAAATTAAAGAAAAACTATCCAACTAAGATTATTGTAGCATCAATTATGGGACAAAATGAAGAAGAATGGACCAAGCTTGCAGAGCTTATGACGGAGGCAGGAGCTGATATTATAGAATGTAATTTCTCTTGTCCACATATGACTAAAAAAGGGGTTGGTTCAGATGTTGGTCAAAATCCAGATTTAGTCTCTTTATATACAAAGGCTACAAGAAAGGGAACTTATTTACCTATTCTTGCCAAAATGACGCCTAATATAGGAAACATGGAAGTGCCAGCAATAGCTGCAATGAAATCAGGAGCTACAGGAATTGCTGCTATAAATACAATTAAAAGCATAATGAATGTTAACCTTTCAACCTTTGCTTCAGAACCAAATGTGGTTGGAAAAACCAGTATTGGAGGATATTCAGGTAAAGCTGTTAAGCCAATAGCATTACGTTTTATTCATGATATGAAAACTTGTGAAGATTTAAAAGGCGTTGAGATAAGTGGAATGGGTGGAATTGAAACCTGGAGAGACGCGGTAGAATTTATGGCATTAGGTTGTGAAAACTTACAGATAACTACCTCTGTTATGCAATATGGTTATAGAATTATTGAAGATTTAATTGGTGGAATGAAGCTATATCTAAGTTCTCAAGGGTTAAAAAACGTAAGAGAAATTGTAGGAAAGGCTCTTCCTAATATCGTGCCAGCAGATAAGCTTGAAAGATGTAGCATATGTTATCCAAGATTTGATAGAGAAAAATGTGTAGGCTGTGGAAGATGTTATTTATCTTGCTATGATGGTGGCCATCAAGCAATAAAAATGAATGAAGACACTAATAAGCCTATATTAATAGTAGATAAATGTGTAGGGTGTCAACTATGTGTAACTGTTTGTCCTGCTGAGGCTATATCATCTGGAAAAAGAGTAAATAAAAAATAA
- a CDS encoding ABC transporter ATP-binding protein, whose translation MEFEKNETSNSKKDKIEIKIEDLSMIYQDKNGGKPVTALKDVNLEIREGEFISLLGPSGCGKTTLLRIIADLLQPSTGKITVRGQTPRDIRLQKKYGIVFQNPVLYDWRTVRRNVCMPMELLGMKKTDRTARVTEMLDLVGLSKFGKHYPYELSGGMQQRVGIARALAINPEILLMDEPFSALDEFTREKLHEDLLDIWKKTKKTVVFVTHNISEAVFLSDRVVVLSPHPGRVSAVIDIDLPRPRNMESKQSQQFYDYITKIRNSFEGV comes from the coding sequence ATGGAATTTGAAAAGAATGAAACCTCAAATTCAAAAAAGGACAAAATAGAAATCAAAATTGAAGACTTAAGCATGATTTACCAAGATAAAAATGGGGGAAAGCCAGTTACGGCACTCAAAGATGTAAACTTGGAAATAAGAGAAGGGGAGTTTATTTCACTACTTGGACCTTCTGGTTGTGGAAAGACTACACTACTTAGAATTATAGCTGACTTATTACAACCTTCCACAGGAAAAATTACAGTAAGAGGGCAAACTCCAAGAGATATAAGACTTCAAAAGAAGTATGGAATAGTATTCCAAAATCCAGTTTTATACGATTGGAGAACTGTAAGAAGAAATGTATGCATGCCAATGGAACTGCTTGGTATGAAGAAAACAGACCGTACAGCTAGAGTTACAGAAATGCTTGATTTAGTTGGATTATCTAAGTTTGGGAAGCATTATCCATATGAATTAAGTGGAGGAATGCAGCAAAGAGTTGGTATTGCAAGAGCTTTAGCTATTAATCCAGAGATTCTACTAATGGATGAACCTTTTTCAGCATTAGATGAATTTACACGTGAAAAGCTTCATGAAGATTTATTAGATATTTGGAAAAAGACAAAAAAGACTGTTGTATTCGTAACTCATAACATTTCTGAAGCAGTATTCTTATCAGATAGAGTTGTTGTACTATCGCCACATCCAGGGCGTGTTTCAGCAGTAATTGATATTGATTTACCTAGACCTAGAAATATGGAATCAAAGCAATCACAGCAATTTTATGATTATATAACAAAAATCAGAAATAGCTTTGAGGGGGTATGA
- the hydA gene encoding dihydropyrimidinase, which translates to MDLIIKNGTIITSTESYVADIAVKDGKIAAIGTGFSEEGVNVVDACGKLVLPGAIDAHTHLAMPFGGTVSADGYLSGTRAAACGGVTTVFDYPMQRKGSGILETVKTRQEMCDPEACVDYAFHCIITDLNDDSILDEFEAAVNYGITSFKCFLVYKKEGMMVDDATLVKILSKAKETGAITNIHAENPDLIDLNIEKFLKEGKTSAWYHYLSRPEYVEAEADKRAVHLAKSIEAPLYIVHMADKEGLEAAVEAKLEGHDIYIETCPQYLEFTSEVYKREDGRNFVCSPPMKGQESQDALWKAIKLGTIDTVATDHCPFQSYEKDWGKDDFTKIPNGCAGVENLYPYMLSKANEGVVSFNRVVELCSTNPAKIFGCSQKGSITVGKDADIVIYDPNKDFTISVSNMHSDYDHTIWEGKKLHGYPVQTYVRGILVYDNGDFVGNPGIGQFVKRIGRK; encoded by the coding sequence ATGGATTTAATTATAAAGAACGGGACAATTATAACATCGACAGAATCCTATGTGGCTGATATTGCTGTAAAAGATGGTAAGATAGCAGCAATTGGAACAGGTTTTTCAGAAGAAGGCGTAAATGTAGTGGATGCTTGTGGAAAGCTTGTATTACCTGGTGCCATTGATGCCCATACTCATTTAGCAATGCCTTTTGGAGGAACAGTTTCAGCTGATGGATATCTTTCAGGAACAAGAGCTGCAGCCTGTGGTGGAGTTACAACAGTTTTTGATTACCCAATGCAAAGAAAAGGCAGCGGAATACTTGAAACAGTTAAAACTAGACAAGAAATGTGTGACCCTGAGGCCTGTGTTGATTATGCATTCCACTGCATTATTACAGATTTAAACGATGATTCAATTTTAGATGAATTTGAGGCAGCTGTTAATTATGGTATAACAAGCTTCAAGTGCTTCTTAGTTTATAAAAAAGAAGGAATGATGGTTGATGATGCAACCTTAGTAAAGATTTTATCAAAGGCAAAAGAAACTGGAGCAATTACAAATATTCATGCAGAAAATCCAGATCTAATTGATTTAAATATCGAAAAATTCTTAAAAGAAGGAAAAACTTCAGCTTGGTATCACTATTTAAGTAGACCAGAGTACGTTGAGGCAGAAGCTGATAAGAGAGCTGTACACTTAGCAAAATCTATTGAAGCACCTTTATATATAGTTCATATGGCAGATAAAGAAGGGTTAGAAGCTGCAGTAGAAGCAAAGCTTGAAGGACATGATATTTATATTGAAACTTGTCCACAATATTTAGAATTTACAAGTGAAGTTTATAAAAGAGAAGATGGAAGGAATTTTGTATGTTCTCCGCCAATGAAAGGGCAAGAGAGCCAAGATGCATTATGGAAAGCTATAAAGTTAGGCACTATTGATACAGTAGCTACAGATCACTGTCCATTCCAGAGTTATGAAAAAGATTGGGGAAAGGATGATTTTACAAAGATTCCAAATGGATGTGCAGGTGTTGAAAACTTATATCCATATATGCTTTCTAAAGCAAATGAGGGAGTAGTAAGCTTCAACCGTGTAGTAGAATTATGTTCAACTAATCCAGCTAAGATATTTGGATGTTCACAAAAGGGATCTATTACAGTTGGAAAGGATGCCGACATTGTAATTTATGATCCCAATAAGGATTTTACTATTTCAGTTAGTAATATGCATTCAGACTATGATCACACAATTTGGGAAGGTAAGAAGCTTCATGGATATCCAGTACAGACTTATGTACGTGGAATTTTAGTATATGATAATGGGGACTTTGTAGGAAACCCAGGGATAGGACAATTCGTAAAGAGAATAGGACGTAAGTAA
- a CDS encoding ABC transporter substrate-binding protein, producing MRKKLSALILSVVMVGSIFAGCSSKATDTAAKPTGELKKVKLQLKWLPQSQFMGYYVAKEKGYYKDAGLDVEILPGGSDIIPEQNVYNGAADIGVTWVSSLMTYQAQGYELQEVAQVFQKSGLLLTSKKSAGINSPADLKGKKVANWFGGNEYEILALLKKYNLDKEKDLKLVQQDYTMDQLKEGSVDAASAMTYNEFGLLLESGISKDDLNVIDMNKEGVAMLEDCLFVNSKWASENKDTVVSFLKASIKGWQDATKDPEAAGKTVYDVDKSVSLDHQVYMAKEVAKLVTPEGFDSAKIGQIDMKAVSQTADYLKLYNKDLAKTPVVDDTTFNSEYWKEATK from the coding sequence ATGAGAAAAAAATTATCAGCTTTAATATTAAGTGTAGTAATGGTAGGTTCAATTTTTGCAGGCTGTAGCTCTAAAGCTACAGATACAGCAGCAAAACCTACAGGAGAATTGAAAAAGGTAAAGCTTCAATTAAAGTGGTTACCACAGTCTCAATTTATGGGTTACTATGTGGCAAAGGAAAAAGGATATTACAAGGACGCAGGACTTGATGTTGAAATCTTACCAGGAGGTAGTGATATTATCCCAGAACAGAATGTTTATAACGGAGCAGCAGATATTGGAGTTACTTGGGTTTCAAGCTTAATGACGTATCAAGCTCAAGGTTATGAATTACAAGAAGTTGCTCAAGTGTTCCAGAAATCAGGACTATTATTAACTTCAAAGAAATCTGCTGGAATTAATTCACCAGCTGACTTAAAAGGTAAAAAGGTTGCTAACTGGTTTGGTGGGAATGAATACGAAATTCTTGCATTACTTAAAAAATATAACCTAGACAAGGAAAAAGATTTAAAACTCGTTCAACAGGATTATACTATGGATCAATTAAAGGAAGGTTCAGTAGATGCTGCATCAGCTATGACTTATAACGAATTTGGCTTACTACTTGAAAGTGGAATATCAAAGGATGATTTAAATGTAATTGATATGAACAAAGAAGGGGTTGCAATGCTTGAGGATTGCTTATTTGTAAATTCTAAATGGGCATCAGAAAACAAAGATACAGTAGTTAGTTTCTTAAAAGCTTCCATAAAAGGATGGCAGGATGCTACAAAAGATCCAGAAGCAGCAGGTAAGACAGTTTATGATGTAGATAAATCAGTATCACTAGATCACCAGGTATACATGGCAAAAGAAGTTGCTAAGCTTGTAACTCCAGAAGGATTTGATTCAGCAAAGATTGGACAAATTGATATGAAAGCAGTTAGTCAAACAGCTGATTACTTAAAACTTTATAATAAAGACTTAGCTAAAACTCCAGTAGTTGATGATACAACATTCAATTCAGAATACTGGAAAGAAGCTACAAAATAA
- a CDS encoding iron-containing alcohol dehydrogenase, with the protein MAFEFTLPGHTVMGENALEASERVIKSFGKKAFIVTGKNVTKIGTVKILTDSLERWEIDYEIFNDIIGEPTDVMIQSGVKVYKETKCDFIIALGGGSPLDSGKAIAAMTKLEGNISDYMGLAIDGDFPPLVLIPTTAGTGSEATKFTVITDSKKNIKMLLKGEALLPDLAIIDSKFSMTAPKGVTAATGMDALTHAVEAYTSRKANPLTDTFALSAIKRIFTYLPIVYKNGEDKKAREEMALAAYEAGVCINNSSVTIVHGMSRPIGALFHVAHGISNAMLIKECLSYVLDGSYERFGAIGRTIGAADNSKSDKEASEAFIKKLKDLCDICEIPTLKEYGINKEDFDKVVDKMAQDAMNSGSPSNTIKEINKQDLLTIYSRLF; encoded by the coding sequence ATGGCGTTTGAATTTACTTTACCTGGACATACAGTTATGGGAGAAAATGCATTAGAAGCTAGTGAAAGAGTAATTAAATCCTTTGGGAAAAAAGCTTTTATTGTAACAGGAAAGAATGTTACTAAAATAGGCACAGTTAAAATACTTACGGATTCCCTTGAAAGATGGGAAATAGATTATGAAATTTTTAATGATATTATAGGTGAACCTACAGATGTAATGATTCAAAGTGGAGTTAAGGTATATAAAGAAACTAAATGTGATTTCATAATTGCATTAGGTGGGGGAAGTCCTTTAGATAGTGGTAAAGCTATAGCTGCCATGACAAAGCTAGAGGGAAATATTTCAGATTACATGGGATTAGCAATTGATGGGGATTTTCCACCATTAGTATTAATTCCAACTACAGCAGGAACTGGATCAGAAGCTACTAAGTTTACAGTTATAACTGATTCTAAGAAGAATATTAAGATGCTACTTAAAGGAGAAGCTTTGCTGCCAGACTTAGCAATTATTGATTCAAAGTTTTCAATGACAGCACCAAAAGGTGTCACTGCAGCAACGGGAATGGATGCTCTAACTCATGCAGTAGAAGCTTATACATCGAGAAAAGCTAATCCCTTAACTGATACTTTTGCATTATCTGCTATAAAAAGAATTTTTACTTACCTTCCAATAGTATATAAGAATGGGGAAGATAAAAAGGCAAGAGAAGAAATGGCTTTAGCAGCGTATGAAGCTGGAGTATGCATAAATAATTCCTCAGTAACAATAGTTCATGGAATGAGTAGGCCAATAGGGGCATTATTCCATGTAGCACATGGAATTTCAAATGCCATGCTTATAAAGGAATGTCTTTCTTATGTTTTAGATGGTAGCTATGAGAGATTTGGGGCAATAGGAAGGACAATTGGGGCAGCTGATAATAGTAAAAGTGACAAAGAAGCTTCAGAAGCTTTTATAAAAAAATTAAAGGATTTATGTGATATTTGTGAGATTCCTACATTAAAAGAATATGGAATAAACAAAGAGGATTTTGATAAGGTAGTAGATAAGATGGCTCAGGATGCAATGAATAGCGGAAGTCCATCAAATACAATAAAAGAAATTAATAAACAAGATTTGCTAACTATATATAGTAGATTGTTTTAA
- a CDS encoding HAD family hydrolase, with protein MKKCNTIIFDLDGTLLDTLDDLTDSVNYSLARHGFPVREKDEVRRFVGNGVARLIELAIPEGRSNPKYDICLADFKEHYSKNKQNKTNAYNGIMELLEKLSKENYKLAIVSNKFDKAVKELNQIYFGKYIKVAIGQSEHIAKKPAPDTVYMALEELGSKTDDSIYVGDSEVDVKTAKNSGIKCVGVTWGFRGREVLEEKGADYVIDKPSELLEIIA; from the coding sequence ATGAAAAAGTGCAATACAATTATTTTTGATTTAGATGGAACATTACTTGATACTCTTGATGATCTAACAGATAGCGTAAATTACTCATTAGCACGTCATGGATTCCCAGTCAGGGAAAAAGATGAGGTTAGAAGATTTGTTGGAAATGGAGTTGCGCGTTTAATTGAACTAGCTATTCCAGAAGGACGTAGTAATCCAAAGTATGATATATGTCTTGCAGACTTTAAAGAGCATTATTCTAAAAATAAGCAAAATAAAACCAATGCTTATAATGGAATAATGGAGCTTTTAGAAAAATTATCTAAAGAAAACTATAAGCTTGCAATTGTATCAAATAAGTTTGATAAGGCAGTAAAAGAACTTAATCAAATTTATTTCGGAAAATATATAAAAGTAGCAATTGGACAATCAGAGCACATTGCTAAAAAGCCTGCACCAGATACTGTTTATATGGCACTAGAAGAATTAGGCTCAAAGACTGATGATTCAATATATGTAGGAGATTCTGAAGTGGATGTAAAGACTGCTAAGAATTCTGGAATTAAATGCGTAGGTGTCACCTGGGGTTTTAGAGGCAGAGAAGTTTTAGAAGAGAAGGGTGCAGATTATGTTATAGACAAGCCATCAGAATTACTGGAAATAATTGCATAA
- a CDS encoding ABC transporter permease, with the protein MTEKIKNALWPIGFGILVIYIWQKGLIHSALGFKPFQLPIPSQIMKTLQDNLSKALGDTVVTVSGALVGLALGCLIGFLVAVIATQFPKWGYTGLSVIAAFNAIPIVALSPIMNRWFTSGFAQKVGVVTVICMAAMAINAYRGLNDLKPFSKDLLESYAASEKVIFFKLRLPNCLPSVLTALKINVASAIMAAMISEYFASSTSGIGFGVKDNLRKGMMAMGWSYIVMAALIGIILYLIVLLVERRAIKWHASQR; encoded by the coding sequence ATGACAGAAAAAATTAAAAATGCTTTATGGCCAATTGGTTTTGGAATTCTTGTAATTTATATTTGGCAAAAGGGTCTTATTCATTCTGCATTAGGCTTTAAACCCTTTCAGCTTCCAATACCATCACAGATTATGAAGACTTTACAGGATAATTTATCAAAAGCCTTAGGAGATACTGTAGTCACAGTGTCTGGAGCATTAGTTGGATTGGCATTAGGATGCTTAATTGGATTTCTTGTTGCTGTAATAGCCACACAATTTCCAAAGTGGGGTTATACAGGGCTAAGTGTAATAGCCGCTTTTAATGCCATACCAATTGTTGCATTATCACCAATAATGAACCGTTGGTTTACCAGTGGATTTGCGCAAAAGGTTGGTGTTGTAACTGTTATATGTATGGCCGCTATGGCAATTAATGCTTATAGGGGACTTAATGATTTAAAACCATTTTCTAAAGATTTGTTAGAATCCTATGCAGCATCAGAGAAGGTAATTTTCTTTAAACTTCGGTTACCAAACTGCTTGCCTAGTGTGCTAACAGCCTTAAAGATTAATGTAGCATCAGCAATAATGGCTGCAATGATAAGTGAATATTTCGCTTCATCAACATCGGGAATTGGTTTTGGAGTTAAAGATAATCTAAGAAAAGGAATGATGGCAATGGGCTGGTCCTATATAGTTATGGCAGCACTTATTGGAATTATCCTTTACTTGATTGTACTATTGGTAGAACGCAGAGCTATAAAGTGGCATGCTTCACAAAGATAA
- a CDS encoding DUF3784 domain-containing protein, with the protein MLIGVAIIFLIIALLIFSGKGSFLIIGYNIASKEEKEEYNEKKLCRAVGTLCIYVSIITALANFFKYNDIFGTFYLVSIFAMIIFTIIYINTKCKKIS; encoded by the coding sequence ATGTTAATTGGGGTGGCTATTATATTCTTAATAATAGCTTTATTAATCTTTTCAGGAAAAGGAAGCTTTCTTATAATTGGATATAACATAGCTTCAAAAGAAGAAAAAGAAGAATATAATGAGAAAAAGCTTTGTAGGGCAGTAGGCACACTATGCATATATGTTTCAATAATAACTGCATTAGCTAATTTCTTTAAGTACAATGATATATTTGGAACTTTTTATCTGGTTTCAATATTTGCAATGATTATATTTACAATTATTTATATAAACACTAAGTGTAAAAAAATAAGCTAG
- a CDS encoding ABC transporter permease, which produces MISKKERYKVNLVWTIGIFLIWELVAFILDKVVHDPMADAKLPYPHGVIISIVQNFNELIGAAGLTFSRAVFGFILGAAIGFILAIIMSLSKIAEKIALPYLILSQMIPVLGLAPIIFTLVRDMNTSRIVIAAYITFFPVSVNMLSGLNSVENDKKELLYSYAAKKKSIYYKLMIPYSLPYLFAGLKIAAPMSITASILVDMLGSSGGIGVKLLYSLYSGTKDVFWGSVVTSALMGIVSYFIVILLEKICMPWRKQTA; this is translated from the coding sequence ATGATAAGTAAGAAAGAAAGGTACAAGGTTAACTTAGTCTGGACTATTGGGATCTTTCTGATATGGGAATTAGTTGCTTTTATTTTAGATAAAGTAGTTCATGATCCAATGGCAGATGCAAAATTGCCATATCCACACGGTGTCATTATATCAATAGTTCAAAACTTCAACGAGTTAATAGGAGCAGCAGGACTAACATTTTCAAGAGCAGTATTTGGATTCATACTGGGTGCAGCAATAGGTTTTATATTAGCTATAATAATGAGTCTTTCAAAAATTGCAGAGAAAATTGCACTTCCATATTTGATTCTATCTCAAATGATACCTGTATTAGGATTAGCACCGATTATATTTACGCTTGTTAGAGATATGAATACTTCAAGAATAGTTATAGCAGCATATATCACGTTTTTTCCGGTTTCAGTAAATATGTTAAGTGGACTAAATAGTGTAGAAAACGATAAAAAAGAACTTTTATATTCCTATGCTGCAAAGAAAAAGAGTATTTACTACAAGCTTATGATTCCTTATAGCTTACCTTATTTATTTGCAGGCTTAAAAATAGCTGCACCAATGTCAATTACAGCTTCAATCTTAGTTGACATGCTTGGTTCAAGTGGAGGAATAGGAGTTAAACTCTTATATTCCCTATACTCTGGCACAAAAGATGTTTTCTGGGGTTCAGTGGTAACTAGTGCGCTAATGGGTATAGTAAGTTATTTTATAGTAATTCTTTTAGAAAAAATCTGTATGCCTTGGAGAAAACAAACTGCATAA
- a CDS encoding Zn-dependent hydrolase, producing MLICNKERLEDKIKTFSKFGDTGKGGITRLSLSPAALEAREEFCKRCKALGMEIRTDDMANIYATIPGEKGLPAIMMGSHMDSVKQGGNYDGILGVLTGLEVAETIVTEKIEHKHPITVVVWTNEEGARFEPAMMSSGVITGKFDKDVMLASKDIEGVTFKEALEASGYMGELENRASAEKFKALVELHVEQGPVLEDEKVDIGVVEGVCGMINYEFSFIGQADHAGTTPMKYRKDALYAAVKTIQYLHDELDKLDSKLVYTTGKISAHPNIHTVIPDNVKFTLDARHQDPEVIKEVIEIINAIPKVVEKCEASFEEAWSRKTVKFYSQFVDYVEKNAKEYGYSVRRIYSGPGHDAQFITDIIPTTMIFVPSENGHSHCEKEFTPLENCWKGANVLLQTILDIDKN from the coding sequence ATGTTAATTTGTAATAAAGAAAGATTAGAAGATAAAATAAAAACCTTTAGTAAATTTGGAGATACTGGAAAAGGCGGAATCACAAGATTATCTTTATCACCAGCAGCCTTAGAAGCTAGAGAAGAGTTTTGCAAAAGGTGTAAAGCCCTTGGAATGGAGATAAGAACTGATGATATGGCAAATATTTATGCAACTATACCAGGAGAAAAAGGACTACCTGCTATTATGATGGGTTCTCATATGGATTCAGTAAAGCAAGGGGGAAATTATGATGGCATTTTAGGCGTTTTAACTGGTCTTGAGGTGGCAGAAACGATAGTTACAGAAAAAATAGAACATAAGCATCCAATTACAGTAGTTGTATGGACAAATGAAGAGGGTGCACGTTTTGAACCAGCTATGATGTCATCTGGAGTTATAACTGGTAAATTTGATAAAGACGTGATGCTTGCATCAAAGGATATAGAAGGAGTTACCTTCAAAGAGGCATTAGAAGCTAGTGGATATATGGGAGAACTTGAAAATAGAGCATCAGCTGAAAAATTTAAGGCATTAGTAGAGTTACATGTAGAGCAAGGGCCAGTGCTTGAAGACGAAAAAGTTGATATTGGTGTTGTCGAAGGGGTTTGCGGTATGATTAACTATGAATTTTCATTTATAGGTCAAGCAGATCATGCTGGAACAACTCCAATGAAATACAGAAAAGATGCATTATATGCAGCTGTAAAGACAATTCAATACCTACATGATGAATTAGATAAGCTTGATAGTAAATTAGTTTATACTACAGGTAAAATATCAGCACATCCCAATATTCATACAGTTATACCTGATAATGTTAAGTTTACATTAGATGCAAGACATCAAGATCCAGAAGTGATTAAAGAGGTTATTGAAATAATTAATGCAATTCCTAAAGTAGTCGAAAAATGTGAAGCAAGTTTTGAAGAGGCGTGGTCACGTAAAACTGTTAAGTTCTATTCTCAATTTGTAGATTATGTTGAAAAAAATGCAAAGGAATATGGGTATTCAGTTAGGAGAATATATAGTGGGCCAGGGCATGATGCTCAATTTATTACAGATATAATCCCAACCACTATGATTTTTGTTCCAAGTGAAAATGGACATAGCCATTGCGAAAAAGAATTTACTCCTCTTGAAAACTGCTGGAAGGGTGCAAATGTATTATTACAAACAATTCTAGATATAGATAAAAATTAA